Genomic window (Acidobacteriota bacterium):
ATATCGGGTGTTCATTTTCTGTTCTTCACGTATTTATCGAACCATTCGAACATCTCGGCCAGCACGTCGAGGACCGATTCGCGCGCCGAGTAGCCGTGGCTTTCGTACGGCAGGTAGACGAAGCGCGCCGTCGCGCCGGACCCCTTCAGGGCGGCGAACAGGCGCTCCGACTGGATCGGGAAGGTGCCGGAATTGTTGTCGGCCATGCCGTGGATCATCAGCAGCGGCGTCTTGATCTTGTCGGCGAACATGAACGGCGACATCCTGATGTAGGTGTCGGGCGCCTCCCAGAGGGTCCGCCGCTCGCTCTGGAAGCCGAACGGCGTCAGGGTGCGGTTGTAGGCCCCGCTCCGGGCGATGCCGGCGGCGAAGAGGTCGCAGTGGGCCAGCAGGTTGGCCGTCATGAAGGCCCCGTAGCTGTGCCCGCCGACCCCGACCCGCCTGGGGTCGCCGACGCCCATCTCGTCGAGCTTGCGGATGGCCGCCTCGGCGTTGGAGACGATCTGCTGGACAAAGGTGTCGTTGACCGTCTCGGGCGTGCCGACGACGGGCATCTCGGCGTCGTCGAGGACGGCGTAGCCCTGGGTGACGAAGAACAGCTGCGAGGTGCCGCGGAAGAAAGTGAAGCGGTTGACCGAGCCCCGGACCTGGCCGGCCGTGGCCGCCGTGTCGTATTCCAGGGGATAAGCCCAGATGACGGCCGGCAGGCGCGTGCCCTCCTTATAGCCGGGCGGCAGGTAGAGCGTGCCGCTGAGCTGGAGGCCGTCGGCCCGCTTGTAGGTGATGCGCTCCTTGCGGAGACCCGTCAGCTGCGGCGCCGGGTCCTTGAAATCGGTCAGGGCCGTCCGCTTCCGGGTCTTGAGGTCGTAGAGGTAATAGTTCGGGGGATCGGCCTTGGTCTCGCGGCTGGTGATGAGCTTCGTCCGCGAGGCGCCGGCGAAGTCCACGAAAATCTCGTAGGCCGGGTCCTGGCACTGCCAGAGCCGCTCGACCTTCTTCGTCTTGAGGTTCATCCGGTCGAGGAAGGGATGGTCGCCCTGGGGCGAGGAACCCGCGCCCGAGAGATAGATCCAGTCCTTGTCCTGGAGAACGATCCGCTCGCCGGTCTGGAGCCGGTCGGTCACGGGGTATCCCGGGTCGCGGTAGCTGTCGTTCATATCCAGGTCCCAGATCTTGACCGGCTCGGCGGCGGGATCGGCCAGGTCGACGAGAAAGGTCGTCCGCCAGCTCCTCTTCCATTCGGTCTGGGAAGCCAGGACCTGACCCGGCTTCGCCAGATATTGCAGTCCGGCGGCCCGTTCCTTGAGCTTGAGGACCTCCCGCGCGTCGGCCGTGAAGGGGGCGTCGAGCGTCAGGTAGCGGTCGCGGTAAGCCGCGTCCTTCTTGGGGTCGCCCTCGTCCAGCGCCTCCGTCCAGATGAGGGTCGAGGGCTTGAGGGTCATCCAGTCGACGTTGCGGGGGCCCTTGGCCACGCCGTTGAGCGGCACGCCCTCGTCGGTCGGCAGGTCGGCGACGAGCTTGACCAGCCCGCCGTCCATGTCCCAGACCTCGACGGCCCGGGCGAAGCCGTAGGCGGGCACGGCGTAGGAGTACGGCCGCTTGATCCGCTCGACCAGGAGATAGGCCATGTCGGGCGAGACCGATGCGGAAGCGAAGATCCCGGGGCGGCCGACCTTGCGGAGCTCGCCTGTCGCCATGTTGACGGCGGTCAGCTGTGAAGTGGCGTAATAGTCGAAGAGGGTCTCGTCGAAGGCGCTCTTGAGGAGATCCTGGTAGGTGGCGGCTTTGGCCAGCTGGCCGCCTGAAACCTGGACCTCCGGGCCGACGGGGACGCGTGGCGCGACGGGGGCTGGGCCGCGGCCTTCGGGGACGAGGGTGACGAAGAGACGGCGGCTGTCGGGCGCCCATTCGACCGCGGACAGGACGGCGTTGACCGCGGCCGGCGTCAGGGCCTTGGCCGTCGCGGTCGCGACGTCGACCTTCCACAGCTCGACCCCGCCCTGGACATAGCGAAGCAGGGCCATGGTCCGGCCGTCGGGCGACCAGGAGGGATATGTGAACTTGACGCCGTCGGGCAGGGCCACCCGCCGCAGCGCGCCCGTCTTCATGTCCTTGAGCGAGAGGCCGGTCGAGAAGCTCAGGACCTGGCGGCTGTTGAAGCCCGGGGTGATGCGCATCCCGGCGATCCGCAGGATCGGCTCGGCCAAATAGGCGATGGACGGCATGGACTCGCGCTCGACCAGGGCCATGACATCGCCGGCCGGGCTCATGGTGACCAGCGGCGTCGGCGGCGCGTCGACGATGTCGACGACCTCCTTCGGCGGCAGCTTGTAGCGCTCCTGGGCCGCGAGCGCGGGCCCGAAAGCCAGGGCCAGGACGAGGATGACGATCCAGCGGCATGTTCGTGTCTTCACGAAGCGACCTCCTGACAGGCGGAGATGATGGCGCGAAGGGACATTGTAAAACAAATCCCCCTTTTGCGATACCGTCCCGCGCCGGCCTGGGCTCCGGCGGCGGATCCGGGTTATAATGCCGCCGGATCGCCCGATGACCGAACAGGAAACGCCCCGCCTCCGCCTCTCCGTCGTCATCCCGGCCTACAAGGCCGAGGCGCGGATCGCCGGCACGCTCGCCGCGGTCGGCGCCTGCCTCGACGCCAGGCCTTTCGCCTCGGAGATCATCGTCGTCGACGACGGCAGCCCCGACCGGACCGCGGCCGCGGCCCGGGCCGCGCTGGCCGGGCGCGCCTCGTCGCGGGTCCTCCGACAGGACCGGAACCTGGGCAAGGGGGCCACGGTCCGCGAGGGCGTGCTCGCGGCGTCCGGCGAGATCATCCTGTTCTGCGACGACGACCTGTCGACCCCCATCGACGAGCTCGACGAGGCCCTGGCCGCCCTCGAGGGCGGGGCCGACGCCGTCATCGGCTCGCGGGCGCATCCGGATTCCGAGATCCGCATCCGCCAGCGCCGGCCGCGCGAATGGCTGGGCAAGGCCTTCAATCTCCTGGTCCGGCTCTTTGTCCTCGAGGGCTACCGCGACACCCAGTGCGGCTTCAAGGCCTTCCGCCGGGCCGCGGCCCGGGATGTCTTCGCCCGGCTCCGGACGTCCGGGTTCGGCTTTGACGTCGAGATCCTGGCTCTCTGCCGCGATCTGGGCTACCGGGTCGTCGAGATCCCGATCGTCTGGCGCGATGCCCGGCCGAGCAGGGTGAGGATCCTCGGCGGCTCCTGGGGAATGCTCAAGGACCTCTGGCGACTGCGCCGCCTCCGCCGGTCCGGCCGGGAGCGGAACTGACCGGGGCCGGCCGCGGACGCTCCCCCAGGCGGCGGGAATTCATCGCCGGATTCACCCCCAGGGGTGATTGCCCCCTTCCACGGCCCCGGGTCAAAATGCCGGTGTCACGAATGCCCCAGACCGGGCTGGAGTGCCGCTCATGATGGAAAGACGCAAGCACCGCCGCTTCCAGCAATGGAACAAGGCCATCATCAAGTCCGCGACCGGCGGCCAGGGGATCCTGCCCGCCTGCCCCGTCGATGCCTACGCCTGGGACCTGTCGCTGGGCGGGGCGCGGATCCAGTCCGACGAGAGCTTCCCCGTCGGCGCCGTCCTGCGCATCCATCTCGAGCTCGTCCGCTCGCAGGAGTTCGTCGGCCTCGACGGCGAGGTCCGCTGGTCCCGCTGGAACGAGGAGCTGAAAGTGCACGAGTGCGGCGTGGAATTCCGGGAGTGCGTCGAGGCCACGCTCCAGGCCATCATGCGGAACCTCTATCACGAAACCGACCACAAGGGGGCCGAAAGTCCGGCGCCCGGGACGCTGGACAAGGCCGCCTTCTGATGACGCCCTCCAAACATCCGCAG
Coding sequences:
- a CDS encoding prolyl oligopeptidase family serine peptidase, with the protein product MKTRTCRWIVILVLALAFGPALAAQERYKLPPKEVVDIVDAPPTPLVTMSPAGDVMALVERESMPSIAYLAEPILRIAGMRITPGFNSRQVLSFSTGLSLKDMKTGALRRVALPDGVKFTYPSWSPDGRTMALLRYVQGGVELWKVDVATATAKALTPAAVNAVLSAVEWAPDSRRLFVTLVPEGRGPAPVAPRVPVGPEVQVSGGQLAKAATYQDLLKSAFDETLFDYYATSQLTAVNMATGELRKVGRPGIFASASVSPDMAYLLVERIKRPYSYAVPAYGFARAVEVWDMDGGLVKLVADLPTDEGVPLNGVAKGPRNVDWMTLKPSTLIWTEALDEGDPKKDAAYRDRYLTLDAPFTADAREVLKLKERAAGLQYLAKPGQVLASQTEWKRSWRTTFLVDLADPAAEPVKIWDLDMNDSYRDPGYPVTDRLQTGERIVLQDKDWIYLSGAGSSPQGDHPFLDRMNLKTKKVERLWQCQDPAYEIFVDFAGASRTKLITSRETKADPPNYYLYDLKTRKRTALTDFKDPAPQLTGLRKERITYKRADGLQLSGTLYLPPGYKEGTRLPAVIWAYPLEYDTAATAGQVRGSVNRFTFFRGTSQLFFVTQGYAVLDDAEMPVVGTPETVNDTFVQQIVSNAEAAIRKLDEMGVGDPRRVGVGGHSYGAFMTANLLAHCDLFAAGIARSGAYNRTLTPFGFQSERRTLWEAPDTYIRMSPFMFADKIKTPLLMIHGMADNNSGTFPIQSERLFAALKGSGATARFVYLPYESHGYSARESVLDVLAEMFEWFDKYVKNRK
- a CDS encoding dolichyl-phosphate beta-glucosyltransferase, translating into MTEQETPRLRLSVVIPAYKAEARIAGTLAAVGACLDARPFASEIIVVDDGSPDRTAAAARAALAGRASSRVLRQDRNLGKGATVREGVLAASGEIILFCDDDLSTPIDELDEALAALEGGADAVIGSRAHPDSEIRIRQRRPREWLGKAFNLLVRLFVLEGYRDTQCGFKAFRRAAARDVFARLRTSGFGFDVEILALCRDLGYRVVEIPIVWRDARPSRVRILGGSWGMLKDLWRLRRLRRSGRERN
- a CDS encoding PilZ domain-containing protein, with the translated sequence MMERRKHRRFQQWNKAIIKSATGGQGILPACPVDAYAWDLSLGGARIQSDESFPVGAVLRIHLELVRSQEFVGLDGEVRWSRWNEELKVHECGVEFRECVEATLQAIMRNLYHETDHKGAESPAPGTLDKAAF